In Persicimonas caeni, a single window of DNA contains:
- a CDS encoding ABC transporter permease: MSNFLATFRLLVLTAARSVVNHRMKSLIVGFILMFGTALLVLGTSLLDSVERSMEKTVTQSLAGHLQIYSADAEDELALFGDVMLGGDNIGEIEDFSKVREPIEKIDNVKAVVPMGMTQARFVMGNRIDEVIAGLRDAVDNQNWEEVDPLADQLRAMAEDLKAENEARAQIASNAETYRENVERLSRVLDDTFWDEDLRENPREALFFLDTKIAPLSSDGRLVFMRVLGTDPQRFATYFDRFEIVKGEMIPPGERGLLVSNRAYEEWLKNNVARELDKLHEEIHEEERVLADDELLRNDVKRLQKQYRQVIFGLQPDKVATIKERVADYLGSESDDAKDLLTEFLALTDDNFDERYTFFYDELAPLMRMHEFEVGETITLQAFTDRGFPRSRNTKFYGTFQFEGMEDSDLSGSVNLIDMPTFRTLYGAMSEEAQQEIAEMRDEVGVEDIRRDEAEDALFGGGDSLVVEEDDEEVAQNADEIQNTDETQNTDEAGIAGQTEPTEPSEPSEPDDTIEIDRQTDSTYDPAQIDNGLARNAAILLEDSSKLQQTMADVRAVIDEHDLGLTVVDWQKAAGIVGQFVIVIRLALFVAIGIIFLVALVIINNSMVMATVERTGEIGTMRAIGAQRWYVMALFLLETLILGLAAGLAGCGLGALIVAIAGHTGIPATTDFLRFLFAGDHLYPTLSVDNVLWAFAAIVAVSTISTLYPARLATRIQPIVAMRN, encoded by the coding sequence ATGAGTAATTTCCTAGCCACATTTCGCCTCCTGGTGCTCACCGCCGCGCGCAGCGTGGTCAACCATCGGATGAAGAGCCTGATCGTGGGCTTTATCCTGATGTTCGGCACCGCCCTGCTGGTGCTGGGGACGTCGCTGCTCGACAGCGTCGAGCGCTCCATGGAGAAGACGGTCACCCAGAGCCTGGCGGGCCACCTGCAGATCTACTCGGCCGACGCCGAGGACGAGCTCGCCCTGTTCGGCGACGTGATGCTCGGAGGCGATAATATCGGCGAGATCGAGGACTTCTCGAAGGTGCGCGAGCCCATCGAGAAGATCGACAACGTCAAGGCGGTCGTGCCCATGGGCATGACCCAGGCGCGGTTTGTGATGGGCAACCGCATCGACGAGGTCATCGCCGGGCTGCGCGACGCCGTCGACAACCAAAACTGGGAGGAGGTCGACCCGCTGGCCGACCAGCTTCGGGCGATGGCCGAGGACCTGAAGGCCGAGAACGAGGCGCGCGCCCAGATCGCCTCCAACGCCGAGACCTACCGCGAGAACGTCGAGCGGCTGTCGCGCGTGCTCGACGACACCTTCTGGGACGAGGACCTGCGCGAGAACCCGCGCGAGGCGCTCTTCTTCCTCGACACCAAGATCGCCCCGCTCTCCTCCGACGGGCGCCTCGTGTTCATGCGCGTGCTGGGCACCGACCCGCAGCGCTTCGCCACGTATTTCGACCGCTTCGAGATCGTCAAAGGCGAGATGATTCCGCCCGGCGAGCGTGGGCTCTTGGTGAGCAACCGCGCCTACGAGGAGTGGCTCAAGAACAACGTCGCCCGCGAGCTCGATAAGCTCCACGAGGAGATTCACGAAGAGGAGCGCGTGCTGGCCGACGACGAGCTGTTGCGAAACGACGTCAAACGCCTTCAAAAACAGTACCGCCAGGTCATCTTCGGGCTGCAGCCCGACAAGGTCGCCACCATCAAAGAGCGGGTGGCCGACTACCTGGGCTCGGAGTCGGACGACGCCAAGGATCTGTTGACCGAGTTTTTGGCCCTGACCGACGACAACTTCGACGAGCGCTACACCTTCTTCTACGACGAACTCGCCCCGCTGATGCGCATGCACGAGTTCGAAGTCGGCGAGACGATCACCCTGCAGGCGTTCACCGACCGGGGCTTTCCGCGCTCGCGCAACACCAAGTTCTACGGGACCTTCCAGTTCGAGGGCATGGAGGACTCCGACCTGTCGGGCAGCGTCAACCTGATCGACATGCCCACCTTCCGCACGCTCTACGGGGCGATGAGTGAGGAGGCGCAGCAAGAGATCGCCGAGATGCGCGACGAGGTCGGCGTCGAGGACATCCGCCGCGACGAGGCCGAGGACGCGCTCTTTGGCGGCGGCGATTCGCTCGTCGTCGAGGAGGATGACGAGGAGGTCGCCCAAAACGCCGACGAGATTCAGAATACCGACGAGACCCAGAACACCGACGAGGCCGGGATCGCCGGGCAAACCGAGCCGACCGAGCCAAGTGAGCCGAGTGAGCCCGACGACACCATCGAGATCGACCGCCAGACCGACAGCACCTACGACCCCGCCCAGATCGACAACGGACTGGCCCGCAACGCGGCCATTCTGCTCGAGGACTCCTCCAAGCTGCAGCAGACGATGGCCGACGTCCGCGCCGTCATCGACGAGCACGACCTGGGGCTGACCGTGGTCGACTGGCAGAAGGCCGCCGGCATCGTCGGCCAATTCGTCATCGTCATCCGCCTGGCGCTCTTCGTGGCCATCGGCATCATCTTTTTGGTGGCGCTGGTCATCATCAACAACTCGATGGTCATGGCCACCGTCGAGCGCACCGGCGAGATCGGCACCATGCGCGCCATCGGCGCCCAGCGCTGGTACGTCATGGCGCTCTTCTTGCTCGAGACGCTCATCTTGGGCCTCGCCGCCGGGCTCGCCGGCTGCGGGCTCGGCGCGCTCATCGTGGCCATCGCCGGGCACACGGGCATCCCCGCAACGACCGACTTCTTGCGATTCCTTTTCGCCGGCGACCACCTCTACCCGACGCTCAGCGTCGACAACGTGTTGTGGGCCTTCGCCGCCATCGTCGCCGTGAGCACCATCTCGACGCTGTATCCGGCGCGATTGGCCACGCGCATCCAACCGATCGTCGCCATGAGGAACTAA